In the genome of Chitinophagales bacterium, the window CCTATGGCGCAATACCGTATTAATGACGAGGACAAGAAAAGCCTCCAGTACAACCTGATACGCAGCCACAGCTCAGGCATGGGCGATATGCTCAATACCATACAGAGCCGTGCCATGATGCTGGCCCGCCTGCATACACTGGTATTAGGCTACTCCGGCGTTCACCCCGACCTGGTACAGCTCATGACCGACCTGATCAACCACGAGGCCTACCCATGCATTTATGCACACGGTGGCGTAGGTGCCAGTGGCGACCTCGTACAGCTGGCACACCTGGCATTGGGGCTGATTGGCGAAGGTGAATTCCAGTTTCGTGGAGAGATAGTACCTGCTGCAGATGTGTACAAAGAGCTGAATTTAAAGCCTTTGGATATTAATGGTCGCGAAGGGTTGGCGTTGATGAACGGCACCTCGTCTATGACAGGTATTGGCGGCATTAACGTGATACGCGCACACAGGCTGGTGTTATGGAGTATGCTGCTCTCGCTGATGGTGAACGAAATGATGGAAGCCTATGACGACCATTTCTCTGCCGAACTGAATAATGTAAAACGCCACAACGGACAACGTGCGGTTGCAGAGTGGATGCGTATTTTAGGCGATGACAGCCGACTAATGCGCAAACGCCACGAGCACCTGTACGAAAAGAAAGTGACCGAGACCGTGGTTGAGGACAAAGTGCAGGAATACTACTCCCTGCGTTGTGTACCCCAGATACTCGGCCCGATATTCGATACGGTGCTGAATGCCGAGAAAGTAATAATAGACGAACTGAACTCTGTAAACGACAACCCTGTTGTTGATTACAAGAACAAGAATATATTTCATGGCGGCAATTTCCATGGCGACTATGTAGCGTTGGAAATGGACAAATTGAAAATA includes:
- a CDS encoding aromatic amino acid lyase produces the protein MIALGGKPLDLDAFEQIVLYQKEVNLTASAVKEATRSYEFLKTFSQDKLIYGINTGFGPMAQYRINDEDKKSLQYNLIRSHSSGMGDMLNTIQSRAMMLARLHTLVLGYSGVHPDLVQLMTDLINHEAYPCIYAHGGVGASGDLVQLAHLALGLIGEGEFQFRGEIVPAADVYKELNLKPLDINGREGLALMNGTSSMTGIGGINVIRAHRLVLWSMLLSLMVNEMMEAYDDHFSAELNNVKRHNGQRAVAEWMRILGDDSRLMRKRHEHLYEKKVTETVVEDKVQEYYSLRCVPQILGPIFDTVLNAEKVIIDELNSVNDNPVVDYKNKNIFHGGNFHGDYVALEMDKLKIAVTKLSMLSERQLNFLLNPALNKKLPAFANAGRLGLNFGIQGMQYPATSTVAENQTLSNPMYIHSIPNNNDNQDIVSMGTNAAMMCSRVIDNAYEVLAVEAVALVQAIDIREIADRLAPATRWMYDGVREIFPFFKEDFAPSANMRAVKTWMKDTDIVAHFKKKI